A stretch of Stigmatopora argus isolate UIUO_Sarg chromosome 22, RoL_Sarg_1.0, whole genome shotgun sequence DNA encodes these proteins:
- the dscama gene encoding Down syndrome cell adhesion molecule a isoform X2, which yields MWILALIFSQCILNVFCEDLRSSLYFVNASVQEVVFASTTGTSVPCPAAGVPPVSLRWYLATGEEIYDVPGIRHVHSNGTLQIFHIPPSSFSKLIHDNTYYCTAENPSGRIRSQDVHIKAVLREPYTVRVEDQKAMRGNVAVFKCIIPASVEAYISVVSWEKDTMSINAEMSRFLITSTGALYILDVQMEDGLYNYRCMTRHRYTGETRQSNSARLIVSDPTNSAPHILDSFEQREVMASHRVDLPCKASGHPAPKYRWLKDNRPLEPDTRYRQSVTGMLIERAQASDTGTYVCEVWNGYGSAEVVGRLLVKETLKVMVSPRKVKGSVGSQVSLACGVTGSDEYRLSWYRNGELIYPSNSVRMTGQNRENLVMGGMAKSDGGAYQCFARHGKMSAQDFVQVILEDGTPKILASFSEKVYNINEFVSLSCTVKGTPEPRVTWTLDDEPVIRNSRHRISYYSNADGHVVSHLNISQTQVPDGGVYRCICNNSAGAVSYQARINVRGPASIRPMKNLTAIAGRDMYIHCRVIGYPYYSIKWYKDSNLLPYNHRQRAFENNGTLKLFDVQKDVDEGEYTCNVLVQPQLSTHQSVYVTVKVPPTIHPFEFPRFSIGQRVFIPCVVMSGDQPVFITWQKDGRPIPASLGVTIDNIDFTSSLRVSNLTLMHNGNYTCIARNQAAAVEHQSQLIVRVPPKFVVQPKDQDGIYGKAVILNCSAEGYPVPTIQWEYSKGAGVPQFKPIALNSGFRIEVLVNGSLLIKHVLEEDSGFYLCRVSNDVGADVSKSMYLNVKIPAMITSYPNTTLATQGEEKKMSCTAHGERPIMVRWDKEERIINPETSRYVVTVKEIGDEVISTLQIMPTVREDSGFFSCHAINSFGEDRGIIQLTVQEPPDPPEVEIREVKDRTIALRWTMGFDGNSPITGFDIESKNKSASWDTAQKTKDVSPQLNQATIIDLHPSSTYNIRMFAKNLIGKSEASNELTITTDEAAPDGPPQDVQLEALSSQSIKVSWRAPKKHLQNGAIKGYQVGYREYSSGGNYQFSVISVETTGDNAESLILDNLKKFTQYGVVVQASNSAGTGPSSTEVAATTLEDVPSRPPEHVQAIATFPEVISLSWLTPPKDALNGNLLGFRVIYWANLPDGELGEIRNVTTSNNQPSLELDGLEKYTNYSIQVLAFTRAGDGVRSEQIYIRTKEDVPGPPGGVKAAAASNSVVFVSWLPPLKVNGIIRKYTVFCSNPHPTVSSEFEAAPDIFFYRIPNLSRNRQYSIWVVAVTAAGRGNASQIITVKPMAEAPARILTFNRTVTTPWMKDIVLPCKAVGDPSPTIKWLKEINGTPAPVVTDSRRIVHGNGSLVIRTVKAEDSGNYTCVASNSFGSDKIILNLQVQVPPDQPRLTVTKTTTTSITLSWIPGDNGGSSIRGYILQYSEDNSEQWGNFAISPSERSYRLENLKCGTWYKFTLTAQNAVGPGRISEIIEAKTHGKEPQYSKEQELFTSINVTRVKLNLNGWNNGGCPITSFTLEYRPMESPSWTTAQRTSLTKSYILYDLQEATWYELQMKIYNSAGYAEKRVKFATLSYDGSTIAPLVKAPNVSEETSGGGEGLKMMVTISCVLVGIVVIFIGLLVLRRRRREQRLKRLRDAKSLAEMLMSKNTRPAEPVNKQQQTLRMHIDIPRAQLLIEERDTMETVDDRSTVLLTDNDFGETQKQKSSTVTHTVHYQSLSQATGPLVDVSDARPGTNPTARRTAKAGPAPRNRYASQWTLNRPHPPVSSHTLSTDWRLPTPRVAGSVDKESDSYSVSPSQDTDRARSSMVSTESASSTYEELARAYEHAKMEEQLRHAKFTITECFISDTSSEQMTAGTNDYTDSLTSSTPSESGICRFTASPPKPQDVSRVMNMAVPKAHRPGGELVHLPPYLRMDFLLNRGMSCSGSSRGTSGGERAAMGQACLEPQKSRSLKRPSRMAPPTPTEAPQASRDQAAAAQWQPGSAATLPHREGSELAQAAKLSTSQESLLDSRGQLKQTSNPYAKSYTLV from the exons TGTCACGGTTTCTCATCACATCAACGGGTGCCCTTTATATCCTGGATGTCCAAATGGAAGATGGGCTTTACAACTACAGGTGTATGACACGCCATCGATACACAGGAGAAACCCGACAGAGCAATAGTGCCCGACTTATTGTCTCAg ATCCGACCAATTCAGCACCACATATCCTGGACAGCTTTGAACAGCGTGAGGTGATGGCTTCTCATCGAGTGGACTTGCCGTGCAAGGCCTCGGGTCACCCAGCACCCAAGTACCGCTGGTTGAAGGACAACCGCCCCCTAGAGCCCGACACACGATACCGGCAAAGTGTGACGGGGATGCTCATAGAGAGAGCCCAAGCCAGCGACACAGGAACATACGTCTGTGAAGTGTGGAACGGTTATGGCAGTGCTGAAGTAGTTGGGAGGCTTCTGGTGAAAG AGACCCTGAAAGTTATGGTAAGCCCACGCAAAGTGAAGGGCAGCGTCGGCAGCCAGGTTTCACTCGCCTGCGGGGTCACCGGCTCTGACGAATACCGGTTGTCTTGGTATCGCAATGGCGAACTCATCTACCCAAGTAACAGCGTCCGAATGACTGGGCAAAACCGAGAAAACTTAGTCATGGGTGGCATGGCCAAAAGTGATGGAGGTGCCTACCAGTGCTTTGCCAGACATGGCAAAATGTCTGCCCAGGATTTCGTCCAGGTTATATTGGAAG ATGGTACACCAAAGATTCTGGCTTCATTTAGTGAGAAGGTCTACAACATCAACGAGTTTGTCTCGCTATCTTGCACGGTCAAGGGCACACCCGAGCCCAGGGTGACTTGGACGCTAGATGACGAGCCTGTCATACGAAACAGCCGCCACCGCATCTCCTACTACAGCAACGCTGACGGCCACGTGGTCAGCCACCTGAACATAAGCCAGACCCAGGTCCCAGATGGAGGGGTGTACCGCTGCATCTGCAACAACTCTGCGGGGGCTGTTTCTTACCAGGCGCGAATAAACGTAAGAG GGCCTGCCAGCATCAGACCAATGAAAAACCTCACTGCCATCGCTGGGCGGGACATGTACATTCACTGCCGTGTCATCGGCTACCCTTACTACTCCATCAAATGGTACAAGGACTCCAATTTGCTGCCGTACAACCACCGGCAGCGAGCCTTCGAGAACAACGGCACCTTGAAGCTGTTTGATGTGCAGAAGGATGTGGACGAAGGCGAATACACGTGCAATGTGCTGGTGCAGCCTCAGCTTTCCACACACCAGAGTGTCTATGTGACCGTAAAAG TGCCACCCACCATCCACCCATTCGAGTTCCCTCGCTTTTCTATCGGTCAACGAGTCTTCATCCCCTGCGTGGTCATGTCTGGCGACCAACCCGTTTTCATCACCTGGCAGAAGGACGGGCGGCCCATCCCGGCCAGCCTGGGCGTAACTATTGACAACATCGATTTCACCAGCTCCCTTCGCGTCTCCAATCTCACTCTGATGCACAATGGCAACTATACATGCATCGCACGCAACCAGGCTGCCGCCGTGGAGCATCAGAGTCAGCTTATCGTCCGAG TTCCTCCTAAATTTGTGGTTCAACCAAAAGACCAGGATGGCATTTACGGTAAAGCCGTGATTCTCAACTGCTCAGCGGAAGGTTATCCTGTTCCCACCATCCAGTGGGAGTACTCTAAAG GTGCCGGAGTTCCTCAGTTCAAACCCATCGCTCTCAACTCTGGTTTCCGCATCGAAGTGCTGGTCAACGGTTCGTTGCTCATCAAACATGTGCTGGAAGAAGACAGTGGATTTTACCTTTGTCGGGTCAGCAATGACGTCGGGGCTGACGTCAGCAAATCCATGTATCTCAATGTCAAAA TTCCTGCAATGATCACTTCATACCCCAACACTACACTGGCCACACAAGGTGAAGAGAAGAAAATGAGCTGCACTGCTCATGGCGAGAGGCCCATCATGGTACGCTGGGACAAAGAGGAACGTATCATCAACCCCGAGACCAGTCGCTATGTGGTTACCGTCAAGGAAATCGGAGATGAAGTCATCTCGACGTTGCAG ATCATGCCAACAGTGAGGGAAGACTCGGGCTTTTTCTCTTGCCACGCCATCAACTCCTTTGGTGAAGACCGAGGCATCATACAGCTCACAGTTCAAG AGCCTCCCGATCCCCCAGAGGTTGAGATCAGAGAAGTGAAGGATCGAACTATCGCCCTACGTTGGACTATGGGTTTCGACGGCAACAGCCCAATCACAGGCTTTGATATTGAGAGCAAGAACAAATCAG CCTCCTGGGACACCGctcagaagaccaaagatgtcTCGCCTCAGCTCAACCAGGCCACAATCATCGACCTGCACCCTTCCTCCACCTACAATATCCGCATGTTTGCCAAAAACCTCATCGGAAAGAGCGAAGCCAGTAACGAGCTCACCATTACCACCGATGAAGCAG CCCCTGATGGACCACCTCAGGATGTGCAACTGGAAGCCCTTTCCTCTCAGAGCATCAAAGTTTCCTGGAGA GCACCTAAAAAGCACCTCCAGAATGGAGCCATCAAAGGCTATCAAGTGGGCTACAGAGAGTACAGCTCAGGAGGAAACTACCAGTTCAGCGTCATCAGTGTGGAGACAACGGGCGACAACGCTGAAAGCTTGATACTGGACAATCTGAAGAAGTTCACCCAGTATGGTGTTGTGGTGCAAGCCAGTAACAGCGCTGGCACTGGCCCATCTTCCACAGAAGTGGCTGCCACCACACTAGAAGATG TGCCGAGTCGTCCTCCAGAGCACGTCCAAGCCATAGCTACATTTCCAGAGGTCATCTCCCTATCTTGGCTGACCCCTCCAAAAGATGCTCTAAATGGCAACCTTCTGGGCTTCAGGGTTATCTACTGGGccaacttgcccgatggag AACTTGGAGAGATCCGGAATGTCACCACCAGCAACAACCAGCCGTCACTGGAGCTGGACGGGCTGGAGAAGTACACCAACTACAGCATCCAGGTGTTAGCCTTCACCCGAGCAGGTGATGGTGTTCGCAGTGAACAGATTTACATCCGCACCAAGGAAGACG TTCCCGGCCCTCCCGGTGGCGTAAAAGCGGCAGCTGCTTCCAACTCGGTGGTGTTTGTGTCGTGGCTTCCTCCTCTCAAAGTGAATGGCATCATACGGAAATACACCGTTTTCTGCTCCAATCCACACCCCACG GTCAGCAGTGAGTTTGAGGCAGCTCCGGACATATTCTTCTACCGGATCCCCAACCTGAGTAGGAACCGTCAGTATAGTATCTGGGTGGTGGCCGTCACCGCCGCCGGCCGTGGAAACGCCAGTCAGATCATCACTGTTAAACCCATGGCCGAAG ctCCAGCACGCATTTTGACCTTCAACAGAACGGTCACCACACCTTGGATGAAAGATATTGTGTTGCCATGTAAGGCGGTGGGGGATCCTTCTCCAACAATCAAATGGTTAAAGGAGAT CAATGGAACTCCAGCGCCGGTGGTGACCGACAGCCGGCGCATTGTGCATGGGAACGGCAGCCTTGTTATTCGAACGGTGAAAGCAGAGGACTCTGGGAACTATACTTGTGTGGCTAGTAATAGCTTTGGCTCGGATAAGATCATCCTTAACCTGCAGGTTCAAG TCCCACCTGACCAGCCTCGCCTCACAGTGACCAAGACCACCACCACTTCCATCACACTCTCCTGGATACCTGGGGACAATGGTGGGAGTTCCATAAGAG GCTACATTTTGCAATATTCCGAGGACAACAGCGAGCAGTGGGGCAATTTCGCCATCAGTCCGAGTGAGCGCTCCTATCGGTTAGAGAACCTCAAGTGTGGCACCTGGTACAAGTTCACCCTAACGGCCCAAAATGCTGTTGGACCTGGACGCATAAGTGAGATCATTGAAGCAAAGACCCATGGCAAAG AACCTCAGTACTCCAAAGAGCAGGAGCTCTTCACCAGCATCAACGTCACTCGAGTGAAGCTCAACCTGAACGGCTGGAACAACGGCGGATGCCCCATCACCTCCTTCACGCTGGAGTATCGGCCCATGGAGTCGCCTTCGTGGACCACGGCGCAACGCACCTCTCTCACCAAGAGCTACATACTCTACGACCTGCAGGAGGCCACCTGGTACGAGCTGCAGATGAAAATCTACAACAGTGCGGGCTACGCCGAGAAGAGGGTCAAGTTCGCCACCCTCAGCTACGATGGCA GCACCATTGCACCCCTGGTGAAGGCTCCCAACGTGAGTGAGGAGACCTCCGGAGGGGGCGAAGGTTTGAAGATGATGGTGACTATATCTTGCGTGCTGGTGGGAATCGTCGTCATCTTCATTGGCCTGCTGGTTCTGAGGAGGAGAAGGCGTGAGCAGAGGCTGAAGAGACTGAGAG ATGCAAAGAGTTTGGCTGAGATGCTCATGAG TAAAAACACACGTCCGGCAGAGCCGGTCAACAAACAGCAGCAAACACTTCGAATGCATATCGACATCCCCAGAGCTCAGCTTCTAATTGAGGAGAGAGACACCATGGAGACCGTTG ACGACAGATCTACCGTGTTATTGACTGATAATGACTTTGGAGAAACACAGAAGCAGAAGTCATCAACAGTCACCCACACAGTCCATTACCAGTCCCTCTCTCAGGCCACTGGTCCTCTGGTGGATGTATCTGACGCCAGACCAGGAACCA ACCCGACCGCCCGCCGCACAGCCAAAGCTGGCCCCGCACCTCGCAACCGCTATGCTAGCCAATGGACCCTGAACCGCCCGCATCCGCCAGTCTCCTCCCACACGCTGAGCACGGACTGGAGGCTTCCAACGCCTCGAGTTGCGGGTTCCGTCGACAAGGAGAGCGACAGCTACAGCGTCAGCCCATCTCAGGATACCG ACCGTGCTCGCAGCAGTATGGTGTCAACGGAAAGCGCTTCCTCCACTTACGAGGAGCTGGCCAGGGCCTACGAGCATGCCAAAATGGAGGAGCAGCTGCGCCACGCCAAGTTCACCATCACCGAATGCTTCATCTCCGACACGTCCTCGGAGCAGATGACCGCCGGGACCAACGACTACACCGACAGCCtgacctccagcaccccctcggaATCGGGCATCTGCCGTTTCACCGCTTCCCCGCCCAAGCCTCAGGATGTCAGCCGGGTCATGAACATGGCCGTGCCCAAGGCCCACAGACCGG GAGGCGAGCTGGTTCACCTTCCTCCTTACCTGCGCATGGACTTCCTGTTAAACAGAGGCATGTCCTGCTCGGGGTCATCCAGGGGGACGTCCGGTGGGGAGAGGGCGGCCATGGGCCAAGCCTGTCTGGAGCCACAGAAAAGCCGCTCGCTCAAGCGGCCCTCTCGCATGGCTCCCCCGACGCCCACAGAGGCCCCTCAAGCTAGCAGGGACCAGGCGGCGGCGGCCCAATGGCAGCCCGGCTCGGCCGCCACGCTCCCCCACAGGGAGGGTTCGGAGTTGGCCCAAGCCGCCAAGCTCAGCACCTCCCAGGAGTCCCTGCTGGACTCGCGAGGACAGCTCAAACAGACCAGCAATCCCTACGCAAAATCCTACACGTTGGTATAA